The following proteins come from a genomic window of Candidatus Zixiibacteriota bacterium:
- the nadB gene encoding L-aspartate oxidase, translating to MNKIPKKASTTFETSEADFLVIGSGIAGLWAALRLVEHGSVVVVTKKDEAESNTNYAQGGIAAAVSQWDTVEAHVRDTMSVGAGLARGPIVRAVVRAGPTLVAALAEAGVRFTYRQRPYRLRNLDLGLEGGHSMPRVVHAADLTGQEIESALVHALSVHPRALLLTHHLAIDLLHHGTGVATRCTGAFVFDRYRRVIKCIHAPVTILATGGAGQVYRHTTNPDIATGDGVAMAYRAGCRVANMEFVQFHPTRLFAPGAGRFLISEALRGAGGILRNSRGEAFMAKVHPLGDLAPRDVVARAIVAECRRTKSRSAFLDMTHLKPGFLRRRFPNIDQRCRQLGIDMTRQPIPVIPAAHYMCGGVITDRSARTDMPGLWAAGEVACTGLHGANRLASNSLLEAMFFAEAAAQSAARSRAHLKRRLTAPAEDGPLPCVGPISRDRREWASLRDTMWNDVGIIRDRAGLTRATKVLRGLCREAEAKFRRRGVNADTIEYRNATLVGLLIAQSALARRESRGLHERTDWPRSDDVHWKHDTIMAPGGRR from the coding sequence ATGAACAAGATCCCAAAGAAGGCATCCACGACGTTCGAGACATCAGAAGCGGACTTTCTGGTCATCGGATCCGGAATCGCGGGCTTGTGGGCCGCCCTCCGTCTGGTCGAACATGGCAGCGTCGTCGTTGTGACGAAGAAAGACGAGGCGGAGTCGAATACGAACTACGCCCAGGGAGGGATCGCCGCGGCGGTCTCCCAATGGGATACGGTCGAGGCGCATGTCCGTGACACCATGTCGGTGGGGGCAGGACTGGCACGCGGTCCAATCGTCCGCGCCGTGGTCCGTGCCGGCCCCACGCTGGTTGCGGCGTTGGCCGAAGCCGGTGTTCGCTTCACCTATCGGCAGAGACCGTATCGGCTTCGCAATCTCGATCTGGGTCTGGAGGGCGGCCATTCCATGCCGCGCGTCGTGCACGCCGCTGACCTGACCGGTCAGGAGATCGAGTCGGCCCTCGTCCACGCTCTTTCTGTTCATCCCCGCGCCCTTCTGTTGACACACCACCTCGCCATCGACCTGTTGCATCACGGGACCGGCGTGGCCACGCGTTGTACCGGCGCTTTCGTCTTCGATCGCTACCGTCGTGTGATCAAGTGCATCCATGCGCCGGTGACGATCCTGGCCACCGGCGGTGCCGGTCAGGTCTATCGCCACACGACCAATCCCGACATTGCCACCGGCGACGGCGTGGCGATGGCATACCGCGCCGGCTGCCGTGTCGCGAACATGGAGTTTGTACAATTCCATCCGACCCGGTTGTTCGCTCCGGGGGCGGGACGGTTCTTGATCTCCGAGGCGTTGCGCGGGGCAGGAGGCATCCTCCGCAACAGCCGCGGAGAAGCATTCATGGCGAAGGTCCATCCCCTCGGTGATTTGGCACCCAGGGACGTCGTGGCCAGGGCCATTGTGGCCGAATGCCGTCGCACGAAATCGCGCTCCGCGTTCCTCGACATGACGCACCTGAAACCGGGGTTCCTGCGTCGGCGCTTTCCCAACATCGATCAGCGTTGCCGCCAACTGGGGATCGACATGACGCGCCAACCGATCCCGGTCATCCCGGCGGCGCACTACATGTGCGGTGGCGTGATCACCGACCGTTCCGCTCGGACCGATATGCCGGGGCTGTGGGCTGCCGGCGAAGTGGCCTGCACCGGATTGCACGGTGCCAACCGGCTGGCCTCGAATTCCCTTCTGGAAGCGATGTTCTTCGCCGAAGCCGCGGCCCAATCCGCCGCTCGCTCACGCGCGCACCTCAAACGCCGGCTGACGGCACCAGCCGAAGATGGGCCGCTGCCTTGTGTCGGTCCGATCTCGCGCGATCGCAGGGAATGGGCCTCGCTCCGTGACACGATGTGGAATGATGTCGGCATCATCCGTGACCGCGCCGGATTGACGCGGGCCACGAAGGTGCTCCGGGGGCTGTGTCGCGAAGCCGAGGCGAAATTCCGCCGGCGCGGCGTCAATGCCGACACGATCGAGTATCGCAATGCCACGTTGGTGGGATTGCTGATCGCCCAATCCGCCCTGGCGCGTCGCGAGTCCCGTGGCCTCCACGAGCGCACCGATTGGCCGCGCAGCGACGACGTGCACTGGAAGCACGATACGATCATGGCGCCCGGAGGGCGGCGATGA